One window of Phycisphaeraceae bacterium genomic DNA carries:
- a CDS encoding phosphate ABC transporter substrate-binding protein, whose protein sequence is MRKLLGLFAAMGMVAGIAAAQGVKLDPTLPKYTKVDGVSGTAKSIGSDTMNNEMALWLEGFKKYYPNVNVEIEGKGSSTAPAALIAGTAQFGPMSRAMKSSEIDEFESKFGYKPTEIATSIDMLAVYVHKDNPIKSLTMQQVDAIFSSTRKGGYATDIVTWGDLGLTGEWANKPISLYGRNSASGTYGYFKEVALFKGDYKPSVKEQPGSSSVVQGVASDKFGIGYSGIGYMTADVRAVPLAPDTSTPAVEASPENAYSGEYPLARFLYLYINKNPSEPLDPLRREFLRYVLSSEGQADVIKDGYYPLTANLAKQQAEKLK, encoded by the coding sequence ATGAGGAAACTGTTAGGCCTGTTCGCGGCCATGGGAATGGTTGCCGGCATCGCCGCGGCACAGGGCGTCAAACTCGACCCCACCCTCCCCAAGTACACAAAGGTTGATGGCGTCTCGGGCACCGCCAAGAGCATCGGCTCCGACACCATGAACAACGAGATGGCCCTCTGGCTCGAGGGCTTCAAGAAGTACTACCCCAACGTCAACGTCGAGATCGAGGGCAAGGGCTCCTCCACCGCGCCCGCCGCCCTCATCGCCGGCACCGCCCAGTTCGGCCCCATGAGCCGCGCCATGAAGAGCAGCGAGATCGATGAGTTCGAGTCCAAGTTCGGCTACAAGCCGACCGAGATCGCGACCAGCATCGACATGCTCGCCGTCTACGTCCACAAGGACAACCCCATCAAGTCCCTCACCATGCAGCAGGTCGACGCCATCTTCTCCTCGACCCGCAAGGGTGGCTACGCCACCGACATCGTCACCTGGGGCGACCTCGGCCTCACCGGCGAGTGGGCAAACAAGCCCATCTCCCTCTACGGCCGCAACTCCGCCTCCGGCACCTACGGCTACTTCAAGGAAGTCGCGCTCTTCAAGGGCGACTACAAGCCCTCCGTCAAAGAGCAGCCCGGTTCTTCCTCAGTCGTCCAGGGCGTCGCCAGCGACAAGTTCGGCATCGGCTACAGCGGCATCGGTTACATGACCGCCGACGTCCGCGCCGTCCCCCTCGCGCCGGATACCTCCACCCCCGCCGTTGAGGCCTCTCCCGAGAACGCGTACTCCGGCGAGTACCCCCTCGCACGCTTCCTCTACCTCTACATCAACAAGAACCCCTCCGAGCCCCTCGATCCCCTCCGTCGCGAGTTCCTCCGTTACGTCCTCAGCTCCGAAGGCCAGGCAGACGTCATCAAGGACGGCTACTACCCCCTGACCGCCAACCTCGCCAAGCAGCAGGCCGAGAAGCTCAAGTAA
- a CDS encoding M48 family metalloprotease: protein MMMFIPILVLIAIMSRMGQGSPVLSERIGDTNAALLSIALIITPSILAAAMTALWVRTLDRTGSWAIISRIARAHWLAQTACGIATAAAISWIGWLDVIRASIGDWILLDEIIAASPWALATAILAITSYTVDRRLRVAATIRELDSGQSVSRLVGLGPWIVIRLREAVLCSFLPGLLFLGWLEGAGTAMLAIDQLWPGSMLLPSEVGSPSLTPFAEGIMIAGAIALAAMAPMLLARILPTVPLRSGRLVELVREICRIHRVRPIPLRLWRPSAGQANAMVMGMIPGSRAMLVSERLIEGMQEPLLAAVIGHEIGHVRRRHIPWLAGAVLATSMCMQWIIGEGIGAFTIMAIVAVAGLTSRRFEAQADLLAVESLERMGLPRDAACAAMIAALHRVAELNGISPSRRDFLHGSIEARITRLASIPADPAEALRIHRNAAWTRLAIAAALIASAVLWAFASHIPGIG from the coding sequence ATGATGATGTTCATCCCCATCCTCGTCCTGATCGCGATCATGTCGCGCATGGGACAGGGTTCGCCGGTCCTCTCCGAACGCATCGGAGACACCAACGCCGCCCTCCTCTCGATAGCACTCATCATCACACCTTCCATCCTCGCCGCGGCCATGACCGCGCTCTGGGTACGCACCCTCGATCGCACCGGTAGCTGGGCCATCATCTCACGCATCGCAAGGGCTCACTGGCTCGCGCAAACCGCGTGCGGCATCGCCACCGCCGCCGCCATCTCCTGGATCGGCTGGCTCGATGTCATCCGCGCCTCGATCGGCGACTGGATCCTCCTCGACGAGATCATCGCCGCATCCCCCTGGGCTCTCGCGACCGCGATCCTCGCCATCACCTCATACACCGTCGATCGCCGTCTCCGTGTCGCCGCGACGATCCGCGAACTCGACTCCGGCCAGAGCGTCTCGCGCCTCGTCGGGCTCGGCCCGTGGATCGTGATCCGGCTCCGCGAGGCCGTGCTCTGCAGCTTCCTCCCCGGACTCCTCTTCCTCGGCTGGCTCGAAGGCGCGGGCACCGCCATGCTCGCCATCGATCAGCTCTGGCCCGGCTCGATGCTCCTCCCCTCTGAGGTCGGCTCCCCCTCCCTCACGCCCTTCGCAGAGGGCATCATGATCGCCGGCGCGATCGCGCTCGCCGCGATGGCTCCGATGCTGCTCGCCAGAATCCTGCCGACCGTTCCTCTTCGATCCGGTCGCCTCGTAGAACTCGTGCGAGAGATCTGCCGCATCCACCGCGTCCGCCCGATCCCGCTGCGCCTCTGGCGTCCCAGCGCAGGCCAGGCAAACGCAATGGTGATGGGCATGATCCCCGGCTCACGCGCCATGCTCGTCTCAGAGCGCCTGATCGAAGGGATGCAAGAGCCCCTCCTCGCCGCCGTCATCGGTCACGAAATCGGCCACGTCCGCCGACGCCACATCCCCTGGCTCGCCGGCGCGGTCCTCGCGACCTCGATGTGCATGCAGTGGATCATCGGTGAGGGAATCGGCGCCTTCACGATCATGGCCATCGTCGCGGTCGCCGGTCTCACGAGCCGACGCTTCGAAGCCCAGGCCGACCTCCTCGCCGTCGAATCGCTCGAACGCATGGGCCTCCCGCGCGACGCCGCCTGCGCCGCAATGATCGCCGCACTCCATCGCGTCGCAGAACTCAACGGCATCTCCCCATCCCGACGCGACTTCCTCCACGGCTCGATCGAAGCCCGCATCACGCGCCTCGCCTCCATCCCCGCAGATCCCGCCGAAGCCCTCCGCATCCATCGCAACGCCGCATGGACGCGCCTCGCCATCGCCGCCGCACTCATCGCCTCCGCCGTGCTCTGGGCATTCGCCTCACACATACCGGGGATCGGATGA
- a CDS encoding metal ABC transporter permease: MSPALHEFLSIDLGPILAATFACVSCALLGNFLVLRRISLMGDAISHAVLPGLVLAFMITGTRDPLAMFIGAAAAGILTVGLVEAMRRYTRIEPGAAMGVVFSVLFALGVLMLERGAGRQVDLDADCVLNGVLEAMIWFVPDQWSQVLTWNAIASLPRQVWTLAIVAAVVSILVAAFFKELRIVCFDPGLATSLGFPASAVNGAFMVLVACVTVASFEAVGSILVIAMLICPPAAARMLTDRLRSQVLTSVLIAACCAVGGYTLAAFGPGWIGASGSVSASGMIAVVSGVAMASAMLLGPRHGVIARSGRRARLAITIASEDLLAWVYRMEERARPANIQRAAETIGSTGMTLKLATARSTRLGLLKSENGNLRLTDTGRRSATELVRTHRLWESYLVERGGFAPDHVHDAAMRLEHAVDPERGVRLEPPEPSTPLDPHQRPIPPRS, translated from the coding sequence ATGAGCCCCGCCCTCCACGAGTTCCTCTCGATCGATCTCGGCCCGATCCTCGCCGCGACGTTCGCCTGCGTCTCGTGCGCTCTGCTCGGCAACTTCCTCGTCCTCCGTCGAATCAGTCTCATGGGCGATGCCATCTCGCACGCCGTCCTCCCCGGGCTCGTGCTCGCGTTCATGATCACCGGCACGCGTGATCCCCTCGCGATGTTCATCGGAGCCGCCGCCGCAGGAATCCTCACCGTCGGGCTCGTCGAAGCGATGCGCAGATACACACGCATCGAACCCGGTGCCGCGATGGGCGTCGTCTTCAGCGTGCTCTTCGCCCTCGGCGTGCTCATGCTCGAACGCGGAGCCGGCAGACAGGTCGATCTCGATGCCGACTGCGTGCTCAACGGCGTGCTGGAAGCCATGATCTGGTTCGTGCCCGATCAGTGGTCCCAGGTTCTCACATGGAACGCCATCGCCTCGCTCCCGCGCCAGGTCTGGACACTCGCCATCGTCGCAGCGGTCGTCTCCATCCTCGTCGCGGCATTCTTCAAGGAACTCCGCATCGTCTGCTTCGATCCCGGACTGGCGACCTCGCTCGGCTTCCCCGCATCGGCTGTCAACGGCGCTTTCATGGTCCTCGTCGCGTGCGTGACCGTCGCCTCGTTCGAGGCGGTCGGCTCCATCCTCGTGATAGCCATGCTGATCTGTCCGCCCGCAGCAGCACGGATGCTCACCGATCGCCTCCGCTCACAGGTCCTCACCTCCGTGCTCATCGCCGCATGCTGCGCTGTCGGCGGCTACACGCTCGCAGCGTTCGGACCGGGCTGGATCGGCGCATCCGGCTCCGTCAGTGCATCCGGCATGATCGCCGTTGTCTCGGGCGTCGCGATGGCATCAGCCATGCTGCTCGGTCCGCGCCATGGTGTGATCGCTCGATCGGGCAGACGAGCAAGACTCGCCATCACCATCGCCTCAGAAGACCTTCTCGCATGGGTCTATCGCATGGAAGAGCGAGCCCGGCCCGCCAACATCCAGCGGGCCGCCGAAACCATCGGCTCAACGGGCATGACCCTGAAACTCGCCACGGCTCGCTCCACGCGGCTCGGCCTGCTGAAATCCGAGAACGGCAACCTGCGCCTCACCGACACAGGACGCCGAAGCGCCACAGAACTCGTCAGAACCCACCGACTCTGGGAGTCCTACCTCGTCGAACGAGGCGGCTTCGCGCCCGACCACGTCCACGATGCCGCCATGCGCCTCGAACACGCCGTCGATCCCGAGCGTGGCGTCCGTCTCGAACCCCCAGAGCCCAGCACGCCCCTCGATCCGCACCAGCGACCGATCCCGCCCCGGTCGTGA
- a CDS encoding metal ABC transporter permease — translation MISRPDNSGTWAAIIEAATFRAGHNTTLVLIGATLLGIAAGLVGVFVMLRRRSLISDAVGHATLPGIATAFIIGNAIGMDGRSMAVLLPGAAIGAATGLLAIQWIVRATRLTEDAAIGAVLSVWFGVGVVLLSVIQTMQVGNQGGLKTFIFGQTAAMSTTDARLMGAVAFASIAVVALLFRRLRVVAFDEAYARSLGVRVGLIDAALMALVVTVCVVGLQAVGLLLIVALLIIPAAAARFWTDRLLPLAALSAAAGGASAFVGSAISASFTRVPAGPAIVLVAGAIFVLGMLLAPSRGLVAGLIRQHSVRTRIQADHAMLHLATVGPMPIEAALPPGLSGLLARGMLQRRGLVRRDERMVALTDAGLAAARLADRRRRLWRLYLIRHADIAASHVDLTADAVEHVVDPAILARLEAEIAAEDALDPPTQWPGRDT, via the coding sequence GTGATCAGCCGGCCCGACAACTCAGGCACATGGGCCGCGATCATCGAAGCGGCCACATTCCGCGCGGGCCACAACACCACCCTCGTCCTCATCGGCGCGACACTGCTGGGAATCGCCGCCGGCCTGGTCGGCGTCTTCGTGATGCTCAGGCGACGCTCGCTCATCTCCGACGCCGTCGGACACGCCACGCTCCCAGGCATCGCGACCGCATTCATCATCGGAAACGCGATCGGCATGGACGGCCGATCCATGGCCGTGCTGCTCCCGGGCGCAGCCATCGGCGCGGCCACGGGTCTCCTCGCGATCCAGTGGATCGTGCGGGCCACACGCCTCACCGAAGATGCCGCCATCGGCGCGGTGCTCAGCGTCTGGTTCGGCGTGGGCGTCGTCCTGCTCAGCGTGATCCAGACCATGCAGGTCGGCAACCAGGGCGGATTGAAGACCTTTATCTTCGGGCAGACCGCCGCGATGAGCACGACAGACGCCAGACTGATGGGCGCCGTCGCCTTCGCCTCCATCGCGGTCGTGGCCCTGCTCTTCAGACGCCTGCGCGTCGTCGCCTTCGATGAGGCATACGCAAGGTCGCTCGGTGTGCGAGTCGGCCTCATCGATGCCGCCCTGATGGCGCTGGTCGTCACCGTCTGCGTCGTCGGTCTACAGGCCGTCGGACTCCTGCTCATCGTCGCGCTCCTCATCATCCCAGCCGCCGCCGCACGCTTCTGGACCGATCGCCTCCTCCCGCTCGCCGCGCTCAGTGCCGCTGCCGGCGGCGCGTCCGCCTTTGTGGGCTCAGCCATCTCCGCCTCATTCACGCGCGTCCCGGCCGGGCCCGCGATTGTCCTGGTCGCCGGCGCGATCTTCGTGCTCGGCATGCTGCTCGCGCCCAGCCGTGGACTCGTCGCAGGACTCATCCGACAACACAGCGTCCGCACACGCATCCAGGCCGATCACGCCATGCTCCACCTCGCAACCGTCGGCCCCATGCCCATCGAAGCGGCCCTTCCGCCCGGTCTCAGCGGGCTCCTCGCGCGGGGCATGCTCCAGCGCAGGGGCCTTGTCCGACGCGATGAACGCATGGTCGCCCTCACCGACGCAGGGCTCGCCGCCGCACGACTCGCCGATCGGCGCAGACGCCTCTGGCGCCTCTATCTCATCCGCCACGCCGATATCGCCGCATCCCACGTCGATCTCACCGCCGACGCCGTCGAGCACGTCGTCGACCCCGCTATTCTCGCCCGGCTCGAAGCCGAGATCGCCGCAGAAGACGCGCTCGATCCGCCGACCCAGTGGCCGGGGAGGGACACATGA
- a CDS encoding metal ABC transporter ATP-binding protein, which produces MTVAYQRKPVLWDVDFDAPPGSMIAIIGPNGAGKSTFIKACLGLVKRASGIVEFWGSPYRAARSRVGYVPQREAVDWDFPVTVMDVVCMGRYGRAGWLRPISRADRQAASECIDRVGLSGFESRQISQLSGGQQQRVFLARALAQEADLYFMDEPFAGVDAATERAIVRLLHDLRARGTTVICVHHDLQTVEAYFDHVVLMNMRIVASGAVSAAFTPENLRRTYGGRLTLLAEASEAVARAERGT; this is translated from the coding sequence ATGACCGTCGCTTACCAGCGGAAGCCGGTCCTCTGGGATGTCGACTTCGACGCGCCCCCGGGCTCGATGATCGCCATCATCGGACCGAATGGTGCCGGAAAGAGCACATTCATCAAGGCCTGCCTCGGACTCGTCAAGCGTGCCTCCGGCATCGTCGAGTTCTGGGGAAGCCCGTACCGTGCCGCCCGATCACGCGTCGGCTACGTCCCGCAGCGCGAGGCCGTTGACTGGGACTTTCCCGTCACTGTCATGGATGTCGTCTGCATGGGGCGCTACGGTCGGGCCGGCTGGCTCAGACCCATCTCGCGTGCCGACAGGCAGGCCGCGTCCGAGTGCATCGATCGCGTCGGACTCTCCGGCTTCGAGTCGCGTCAGATCAGCCAACTTTCGGGTGGACAGCAGCAACGCGTCTTCCTCGCCCGCGCTCTCGCCCAGGAGGCCGATCTCTACTTCATGGACGAACCCTTCGCCGGCGTTGATGCCGCCACAGAGAGAGCGATCGTCCGGCTGCTCCACGACCTCCGAGCCCGCGGCACCACTGTCATCTGTGTCCACCACGATCTCCAGACCGTCGAGGCATACTTCGATCACGTCGTACTCATGAACATGCGCATCGTCGCCAGTGGCGCCGTCTCCGCCGCCTTCACTCCCGAAAACCTGCGACGCACCTACGGGGGACGGCTGACCCTGCTCGCCGAAGCGAGTGAGGCAGTCGCAAGGGCGGAGCGAGGCACGTGA
- a CDS encoding zinc ABC transporter substrate-binding protein: MYSTPRFLHIPLPAITLALVGSLLALANAALASAQAAEPQPTVVATTGMVGDMVREIGGDRIRLTVLIGEGVDPHLYKPTRTDIAALARADAIFTNGLQLEGKLADTLKRIASSGKPVLAVAESLPRERLLSPDGAEDHPDPHVWMDPALWAEAIPAVRDTLSTLDPEGRLLYEQRAAVYASRLTALDAYAARAIATIPEASRVLLTAHDAFGYFGRAYGLEVRGVQGISTESEAGVRDIERLVDLIASRSIRAIFVESTVSERNINAIIAGARARGHTVRVGGSLFSDAMGKPGTWEGTYIGMIDHNVRTITEALGGTVPEGGLRGSGEPSPRSDDPH; this comes from the coding sequence ATGTACTCGACACCACGATTCCTCCACATACCTCTCCCCGCGATCACTCTCGCTCTTGTCGGATCCCTTCTCGCACTCGCCAACGCCGCACTCGCTTCCGCCCAAGCCGCCGAGCCGCAGCCGACGGTCGTCGCCACGACCGGCATGGTCGGCGACATGGTCCGCGAGATCGGTGGCGACCGCATCCGTCTCACAGTGCTCATCGGCGAGGGAGTGGATCCCCACCTCTACAAGCCCACCCGCACCGACATCGCCGCGCTCGCCCGTGCCGATGCGATCTTCACCAACGGCCTGCAACTGGAGGGCAAACTCGCCGACACCCTCAAGCGAATCGCCTCATCCGGCAAGCCCGTGCTCGCAGTCGCCGAGTCCCTGCCCCGTGAACGCCTCCTCTCGCCCGACGGCGCAGAAGATCATCCCGACCCGCACGTCTGGATGGATCCCGCCCTCTGGGCCGAGGCGATCCCCGCCGTGCGCGACACCCTCTCCACGCTCGATCCGGAAGGCCGCCTCCTCTACGAACAGCGAGCCGCCGTATACGCCTCGCGCCTCACCGCGCTCGACGCCTACGCCGCGCGTGCCATCGCAACCATCCCGGAGGCCTCGCGCGTCCTGCTCACCGCTCACGATGCCTTCGGCTATTTCGGCAGGGCCTACGGGCTCGAAGTCCGAGGCGTGCAGGGCATCTCAACCGAATCCGAAGCCGGCGTGCGAGACATCGAACGCCTTGTCGATCTCATCGCGTCGCGGAGCATCCGAGCGATCTTCGTCGAGTCCACCGTCTCCGAAAGAAACATCAACGCCATCATCGCGGGTGCAAGAGCACGTGGCCACACCGTCCGCGTCGGCGGCTCCCTCTTCTCCGACGCCATGGGCAAGCCCGGCACCTGGGAAGGGACATACATCGGCATGATCGATCACAACGTCCGCACCATTACCGAAGCCCTCGGAGGCACTGTCCCGGAAGGCGGACTCCGCGGCTCAGGCGAACCCTCTCCACGCAGCGACGATCCCCACTGA
- the hrpA gene encoding ATP-dependent RNA helicase HrpA, whose product MRLRLIERPEGGRGKRGEQRRGGSPGQARDSIASLGHEIDLAIARRQERARRLPRPSFDMDLPVLAKREEIAEAISRHQVVIVCGETGSGKTTQLPKICLSLGRGVDGYIGHTQPRRIAARSVAARLAEELNSAVGSDVGYKVRFGDKTSPQTYIKVMTDGILLAETQGDRMLDRYDTLIIDEAHERSLNVDFLLGYLRRLLPRRPDLKVIITSATIDPERFAIHFKDGQGTPAPIIEVSGRTFPVEIRYRPLVSEAHADLDGAPVQEDRDLETGVLHAVHELAKEGPGDILVFLSGEREIRDLAESLRKHHPPQTEILPLYARLSADEQMRVFNRHGGRRIVLSTNVAETSLTVPGIRYVVDAGEARISRYNARSKVQRLPIEAISQASANQRSGRCGRVAEGVAIRLYSEQDFLGRDRFTDPEIQRANLASVILQMKALGLGSVEAFPFIDPPDSRQIRDGYETLRELGATDDRGELTQIGVRLSKMPIDPRVGRMILAAEHEGCLEEALVIAAALSVQDPRERPMELAEKADAAHLEFRNEESDFLGILGLWRFAREQERHLSHSKFRKMCKEKFISFVRLREWEDIHKQLRSLVLEMGVRDSSAPDKPDLIHRALLTGLLTSVGKKEEDREYAGCRGLKFVIHPGSGISKRRPGWIMAAELVQTTRLFARTCARINPEWIEELGGHLLKRSHSDPMWDGRKGRVLANEKATLYGLEVVSGRRVDFGKIDAPEARAIFIQQGLVEGEVRSGVPFIRRNRALIEDAKGLEARARTRDLLVDAGTLYGFYNERLPAAVHDVPSLERWWARGAREDQNRLFMSHEDVLRRDAGSVDDEMYPERLPGEGLELPLSYVYQPGDTEDGVTVTVPLEALGALDEARLEWLVPGMVREKVLAIVKALPKQLRRLYDAPALAERVLASPGRGKRRLADVVRDEMARLAEFPAPSLDEIERALPDYLRMNVRVVDANGETIGEGRDPVALKRGLQDRVRKSLASMASGSFNRDRVERWDIGDLPDSVRVQRGGVAAEAFPALVDEGKNVALRVLPSADAAAEAMRIALPRLYMLETPGSFSNLKRLLPGLQTLALAYATIGNAEELKRDLLWLIAYRAFMPAGDIARTERDFRERVATGYSRVDSVASEVVETVGAILRAHQSLRLRIAGMNAPLLRHVVSEVDRWETTLIYKGFLVMTPWERLVHLPRYIRSGEHRLMKLGNAGLQRDARMAEQIAPYERRLVERVLTHRERGIVDMRLDRFRWMLEEFRVSLFAQELGTAETVSPKRLEQAWAEVRA is encoded by the coding sequence TTGAGATTGCGTCTGATTGAGCGCCCTGAGGGGGGACGCGGCAAGCGAGGGGAACAGAGACGAGGGGGGTCGCCGGGGCAGGCCAGGGATTCGATCGCATCGCTCGGGCACGAGATCGATCTGGCGATCGCACGACGCCAGGAACGGGCGAGGCGCCTCCCACGCCCTTCATTCGACATGGACCTGCCGGTGCTTGCAAAGCGAGAGGAGATCGCGGAGGCGATTTCGAGGCATCAGGTTGTGATCGTGTGCGGCGAGACGGGGTCGGGAAAGACGACGCAGTTGCCGAAGATCTGCCTGTCGCTGGGACGTGGGGTCGATGGGTATATCGGGCATACGCAGCCGCGCCGGATCGCGGCGCGGAGTGTTGCGGCGCGTCTTGCGGAGGAGTTGAACTCGGCTGTGGGATCGGATGTCGGGTACAAGGTTCGTTTCGGTGACAAGACATCTCCTCAGACGTATATCAAGGTGATGACCGACGGCATTCTGCTCGCGGAGACGCAGGGCGACCGGATGCTGGACAGGTACGACACGCTGATTATCGATGAGGCACACGAGCGGAGTCTGAATGTTGATTTTCTTCTCGGGTACCTTCGGCGGCTGCTGCCGCGGAGGCCGGACCTGAAGGTGATCATCACATCGGCGACGATCGATCCAGAGCGGTTTGCGATCCACTTCAAGGACGGGCAGGGGACGCCAGCACCGATCATCGAGGTTTCGGGCCGGACGTTCCCTGTTGAGATCCGGTATCGCCCGCTGGTCTCGGAGGCGCACGCAGATCTGGATGGAGCGCCGGTGCAGGAGGATCGTGACCTTGAGACGGGCGTGCTGCATGCGGTGCACGAGCTTGCGAAGGAGGGGCCGGGGGACATTCTGGTGTTTCTGAGCGGCGAGCGCGAGATCCGCGATCTGGCGGAGTCGCTGAGGAAGCACCATCCGCCGCAGACGGAGATCCTGCCGCTGTATGCGCGGCTGTCTGCGGACGAGCAGATGCGTGTCTTCAACCGTCACGGCGGGCGTCGGATCGTGCTCTCGACGAACGTCGCGGAGACTTCGCTGACGGTTCCGGGTATCCGGTATGTGGTGGATGCGGGAGAGGCGCGGATCAGCCGGTACAACGCGCGGTCGAAGGTGCAGCGTCTGCCGATTGAGGCGATTTCTCAGGCGTCTGCGAACCAGCGATCGGGACGGTGTGGGCGTGTGGCCGAGGGTGTGGCGATCCGGCTGTACAGCGAGCAGGACTTTCTCGGGCGCGACAGGTTCACGGACCCGGAGATCCAGCGTGCGAACCTTGCGAGCGTGATTCTTCAGATGAAGGCGCTCGGTCTCGGCTCGGTCGAGGCGTTTCCGTTCATCGATCCGCCGGATTCACGCCAGATTCGCGACGGATACGAGACGCTGAGAGAACTCGGAGCGACGGACGATCGCGGGGAGTTGACACAGATCGGCGTGCGGCTCTCGAAGATGCCGATCGATCCGCGCGTCGGACGGATGATCCTTGCGGCGGAGCACGAGGGGTGTCTGGAGGAGGCGCTTGTGATCGCTGCGGCTCTGTCAGTGCAGGACCCGCGCGAGCGTCCGATGGAACTGGCGGAGAAGGCGGACGCGGCGCACCTTGAGTTTCGCAATGAGGAGTCGGACTTTCTCGGCATCCTCGGGCTGTGGAGGTTTGCTCGCGAGCAGGAGCGGCACCTCTCGCACAGCAAGTTTCGCAAGATGTGCAAGGAGAAGTTCATCAGCTTCGTTCGCCTGCGCGAGTGGGAGGACATCCACAAGCAGCTGCGTTCGCTGGTGCTGGAGATGGGTGTGAGGGACAGTTCCGCGCCGGACAAGCCGGACCTGATCCACCGCGCGCTGCTGACGGGATTGCTGACGAGTGTGGGGAAGAAGGAGGAGGATCGGGAGTATGCGGGCTGCCGCGGGCTGAAGTTTGTGATACATCCGGGATCCGGGATCAGCAAGCGTCGTCCTGGGTGGATCATGGCTGCGGAGCTTGTGCAGACGACGCGGCTGTTCGCCCGGACGTGCGCGAGGATCAATCCTGAGTGGATCGAGGAACTCGGCGGGCACCTGCTCAAGCGGAGCCATAGCGACCCGATGTGGGATGGACGGAAGGGGCGTGTGCTCGCGAACGAGAAGGCGACGCTGTATGGGCTCGAGGTGGTGTCGGGACGGCGTGTGGACTTCGGCAAGATCGATGCACCAGAGGCAAGGGCGATCTTCATCCAGCAGGGTCTGGTGGAGGGTGAGGTTCGATCGGGCGTGCCGTTCATCCGCCGCAACCGCGCGTTGATCGAGGACGCCAAGGGGCTTGAGGCGAGGGCGCGCACGCGGGATCTATTGGTCGATGCGGGCACACTGTACGGGTTCTACAACGAGCGGCTGCCGGCGGCGGTGCATGATGTTCCGTCGCTCGAACGCTGGTGGGCACGGGGCGCGAGAGAGGATCAGAACCGGCTGTTCATGTCGCATGAGGATGTGCTGCGACGGGATGCCGGGAGCGTTGATGATGAGATGTACCCCGAGCGGCTGCCGGGAGAGGGGCTGGAGCTGCCACTGAGTTATGTGTACCAACCGGGGGACACGGAGGACGGGGTCACTGTGACTGTGCCGCTGGAGGCGCTTGGCGCATTGGATGAGGCGCGGCTGGAATGGCTCGTGCCGGGGATGGTTCGTGAGAAGGTTCTGGCGATCGTGAAGGCGCTTCCGAAGCAGTTGCGGCGGCTCTATGACGCGCCCGCGCTCGCGGAGCGTGTGCTCGCTTCGCCGGGGCGGGGGAAGCGACGGCTTGCGGATGTGGTGAGGGATGAGATGGCGAGGTTGGCGGAGTTTCCGGCGCCGTCGCTGGACGAGATCGAGCGGGCGTTGCCCGACTATCTTCGGATGAACGTCCGTGTGGTCGATGCGAACGGCGAGACGATCGGAGAGGGGCGTGATCCGGTCGCGCTCAAGCGTGGTTTGCAGGATCGGGTACGGAAGAGTCTGGCGTCGATGGCGTCGGGGAGCTTCAACAGAGATCGTGTGGAGCGTTGGGACATCGGCGATCTGCCTGATTCGGTGCGCGTGCAGCGAGGGGGCGTGGCGGCGGAGGCGTTCCCCGCGCTTGTGGATGAGGGGAAGAACGTTGCGCTGCGGGTGCTGCCGAGCGCGGACGCGGCCGCGGAGGCGATGCGCATCGCGCTCCCACGGCTGTACATGCTGGAGACGCCGGGCTCATTCTCGAACTTAAAGCGGCTGCTTCCGGGGTTGCAGACGCTCGCGCTTGCGTATGCGACGATCGGGAACGCGGAGGAGTTGAAGCGGGATCTGCTGTGGCTGATCGCGTATCGGGCGTTCATGCCGGCGGGCGACATCGCGCGGACAGAGCGGGATTTCCGGGAGCGTGTAGCGACTGGTTATTCGAGGGTGGACTCGGTCGCATCGGAGGTGGTCGAGACTGTCGGGGCGATCCTGAGGGCTCATCAGTCGCTCCGGCTGCGGATCGCGGGGATGAACGCGCCGCTGCTTCGGCATGTGGTGTCCGAGGTCGATCGCTGGGAGACGACACTGATCTATAAGGGATTTCTGGTGATGACGCCGTGGGAGCGGCTCGTGCATCTGCCTCGGTATATCAGGTCGGGCGAGCACCGGCTGATGAAGCTCGGGAATGCCGGGCTTCAGCGTGACGCGCGGATGGCGGAGCAGATCGCTCCGTATGAGCGTCGGCTGGTCGAGCGTGTGCTGACGCACCGTGAACGGGGGATCGTTGACATGAGGCTCGATCGGTTTCGCTGGATGCTGGAGGAGTTCCGGGTGTCGCTGTTCGCGCAGGAACTGGGGACAGCGGAGACGGTCTCGCCGAAGCGTCTGGAACAGGCATGGGCAGAGGTGCGGGCGTGA